Proteins found in one Drosophila busckii strain San Diego stock center, stock number 13000-0081.31 chromosome 2R, ASM1175060v1, whole genome shotgun sequence genomic segment:
- the LOC108595863 gene encoding uncharacterized protein LOC108595863, with the protein MCEEYPISECEPTTLTMHSNVYHIHLPLYIMDMVRIFQDHPKYVSGIKEQQIVEMLEKESFACGDLEAQVKTAVMDLSAKGFIRYINNGYRTLGPIAKLANARNVRHFCATWQRIADLQKVSAEYHEGSISSAVPKCAKRENNC; encoded by the exons ATGTGTGAGGAATATCCGATAAGCGAGTGCGAACCGACTACGCTGACAATGCACTCCAATGTTTATCATATACACTTGCCATTGTATATAATGGATATGGTGCGCATATTTCAGGATCATCCGAAGTATGTAAGCGGCATCAAggagcagcaaattgttgaaatgcTGGAAAAAGA ATCCTTTGCCTGTGGCGATTTGGAGGCACAGGTTAAGACAGCAGTCATGGACTTGTCCGCCAAGGGCTTTATACGCTACATAAATAACGGCTATCGCACATTGGGACCGATTGCCAAATTAGCAAATGCACGCAATGTGCGACACTTTTGCGCCACCTGGCAGCGCATTGCCGATCTGCAAAAGGTCAGCGCCGAGTATCACGAGGGCAGCATCAGCTCAGCCGTGCCAAAGTGCGCTAAGCgtgaaaacaattgttaa